In one window of Paenibacillus thermoaerophilus DNA:
- a CDS encoding spore germination protein, whose protein sequence is MEGVNQANDRRRGQARLSIDELKKVPLTGSIDDNRAYLEQLLSECSDAVIREFRIQSGPRALVVYIDGLAKTEAVDRTMQALMILEGGESDLERLIMTTLPVSQLNPTYNFGDLLANVLSGDTGLLVDGNASAMTMGYRDSEHRSVSEPETESVIRGPREGFTENLRTNTSMIRRKIRSPNLKMKPLIVGRETNTNIVVSYMDGIADPELVREVITRIESIRIDGVLETGYIEELIQDNGYSPFSQAQYTERPDTVAASLLEGRVAILVDGTPFVLLVPIVFWQWFQASEDYYERFMIGTLLRILRLIFFVVALTTPAIYIAVTTYHQEMIPTNLLLSIATSREPIPFPAVVEAMIMEVAFEALREAGIRLPRTVGQAVSILGALVVGQAAVQAGIVSAAMVIVVSLTGIASFTLPRFNGAISIRMLRFPLMILAAAFGLMGIVIGGLLILGHMAKLRSFGIPFLSPVSPLHVKDLKDVIYRAPWWNMRDRPRFLRGGDKRRFGRKVSDRMGKGKKPFRTTVKQGERDEN, encoded by the coding sequence ATGGAAGGTGTCAATCAGGCTAACGATCGTCGCCGCGGCCAAGCCCGGCTTTCCATCGACGAACTGAAGAAGGTTCCGTTAACCGGCTCGATCGACGACAACAGAGCGTATCTGGAACAACTGCTGAGCGAATGCTCCGACGCCGTGATTCGCGAATTCCGCATCCAGTCCGGCCCGAGAGCGCTGGTTGTCTATATAGACGGCTTGGCGAAGACGGAAGCCGTCGATCGCACCATGCAAGCGCTCATGATTTTGGAAGGCGGCGAATCCGACCTGGAGCGTTTGATTATGACTACCTTGCCCGTCTCGCAATTAAATCCGACGTACAACTTCGGAGATTTGTTGGCCAATGTGCTGTCGGGGGACACCGGCTTGCTGGTCGACGGCAACGCCTCGGCGATGACGATGGGATACCGGGACTCCGAGCACCGCTCGGTCTCCGAACCGGAGACGGAGTCTGTCATCCGGGGGCCGAGGGAAGGGTTCACCGAAAACCTGCGGACGAACACGTCCATGATCCGGCGGAAAATCAGATCGCCGAACCTGAAGATGAAGCCGCTGATCGTCGGCAGAGAGACGAATACGAACATCGTCGTTTCCTATATGGACGGAATCGCCGACCCCGAGCTCGTCCGGGAAGTGATCACCCGCATCGAAAGCATCCGGATTGACGGCGTGCTGGAGACGGGTTACATCGAAGAGCTGATCCAGGACAACGGCTACTCGCCGTTCTCGCAAGCCCAGTATACGGAGCGCCCGGATACGGTAGCCGCCTCGCTGCTGGAAGGGCGAGTGGCGATTCTGGTCGACGGAACCCCGTTCGTTCTGCTGGTTCCGATTGTGTTCTGGCAGTGGTTTCAGGCCAGCGAGGATTATTACGAGCGGTTTATGATCGGCACGCTGCTTCGGATTCTGCGGTTGATTTTTTTTGTCGTGGCCTTAACGACGCCGGCCATTTATATCGCGGTCACGACCTATCATCAGGAGATGATCCCGACGAACTTGCTGCTGAGCATCGCGACTTCGAGGGAACCGATCCCGTTCCCGGCCGTCGTCGAAGCGATGATTATGGAAGTCGCGTTCGAGGCGCTGCGAGAAGCGGGCATTCGGCTGCCGAGGACGGTCGGGCAAGCCGTCAGCATCCTGGGAGCACTCGTCGTCGGACAAGCCGCCGTGCAAGCGGGCATCGTGTCCGCGGCCATGGTTATCGTCGTCTCCTTGACCGGCATCGCCTCGTTTACGCTTCCCCGCTTCAACGGCGCGATTTCGATTCGCATGCTCCGGTTTCCGCTGATGATTCTGGCCGCGGCTTTCGGCCTGATGGGCATCGTAATCGGGGGATTGCTGATCCTTGGCCATATGGCCAAACTGCGTTCGTTCGGCATTCCGTTTCTATCGCCGGTCAGCCCGCTGCACGTGAAAGATTTGAAGGACGTCATCTATCGCGCGCCGTGGTGGAATATGCGCGATCGTCCGAGATTTCTCAGAGGGGGCGACAAGCGCCGTTTCGGCAGGAAAGTATCGGATCGGATGGGCAAAGGAAAGAAACCGTTCCGGACAACGGTCAAGCAGGGTGAACGGGATGAGAATTAA
- a CDS encoding Ger(x)C family spore germination protein: protein MRIKIAVKLAVVLASCLLASGCWDRREINDVAFVLSMTVDLAEEGFRVGILVPLPGNMGGPSGGGGGSGGDQPYTFDSEVGKTLREAVEKMQNRSPRQLYFAHRRVILLGERLAERGIRDFLDSAVRMPENRLTTHLVVTKGEAYRTLNKDIKMERFSAEAIRELVQSDATIPVTVKDVLYQINTVGSDVRIPYMEVKDSKYQFTGIVIMSDGRMVGVAKGDVESGLRYLCGKFVPYSETLTVEDSVTSVKVMRGSRQVRPVISGDRIRFDVRIKSRGVIMEVINQGHSRIDEAKAGAALEAKIRSDVEKTLRYLQDHKSDAAGFGQVLNRFDPLNWETTWSKQWYSVFPQVEFHVSVDAEVDKAGMLWGNVAEQGD from the coding sequence ATGAGAATTAAAATCGCCGTCAAGCTGGCGGTCGTGCTGGCCTCCTGCCTCCTGGCAAGCGGCTGCTGGGACCGCCGGGAAATAAACGACGTGGCATTCGTGTTGTCCATGACCGTCGATCTGGCGGAGGAAGGATTCCGCGTGGGCATTTTGGTGCCCCTCCCCGGCAATATGGGCGGACCGTCCGGAGGCGGGGGCGGGTCGGGCGGCGATCAGCCGTACACGTTTGATTCCGAAGTGGGCAAGACGCTTCGGGAGGCGGTCGAAAAGATGCAAAACCGCTCCCCCCGCCAGCTTTATTTCGCACACCGCCGTGTCATCCTGCTGGGGGAGAGGTTGGCCGAGCGAGGCATTCGGGATTTCCTTGACAGCGCCGTTCGCATGCCGGAAAACCGCCTGACCACGCACCTTGTCGTAACCAAAGGGGAGGCGTATCGGACCCTGAACAAGGATATTAAAATGGAGCGGTTCTCGGCGGAAGCGATCCGGGAATTGGTGCAGTCCGACGCGACCATCCCGGTGACGGTCAAGGATGTGCTGTACCAGATCAACACGGTGGGCAGCGACGTGCGAATTCCCTACATGGAGGTCAAGGATTCCAAATATCAGTTCACGGGCATCGTCATTATGAGCGACGGCCGGATGGTCGGCGTCGCCAAAGGGGATGTGGAGTCGGGCTTGCGTTATCTGTGCGGCAAATTCGTCCCCTATTCCGAGACGCTGACGGTCGAAGACAGCGTAACATCGGTCAAAGTGATGCGGGGAAGCCGGCAAGTCAGGCCGGTGATCAGCGGGGATCGCATCCGGTTTGATGTGCGCATCAAGTCCCGGGGAGTGATTATGGAGGTTATCAATCAGGGACACTCGCGGATCGACGAGGCGAAGGCCGGGGCGGCTCTCGAAGCGAAGATCCGCTCGGATGTTGAGAAGACGCTCCGCTACCTGCAGGACCATAAAAGCGACGCGGCAGGTTTCGGACAAGTCCTGAACCGTTTCGATCCGTTAAATTGGGAAACCACCTGGAGCAAACAATGGTATTCCGTCTTCCCGCAGGTCGAATTCCATGTATCGGTCGATGCCGAGGTCGACAAGGCGGGAATGCTGTGGGGCAATGTGGCGGAGCAGGGAGATTGA